A genomic stretch from Candidatus Omnitrophota bacterium includes:
- a CDS encoding FAD-dependent oxidoreductase — MNNIVIVGNTAGAFGCMDKLKKSGRDLSLTVISPEDHPAYKKGLLLDLFFNRVNQKDIFFCDRSYYKQNNIQFFPDARISQINTKKKRVDIKDGDKLNYDHLVFACGRNTILPDIPGAGKRGISPFDTLSDLNEINGLAALVKHAVVIGESRPASDFARELINREIDTVLFSKDGAFSHDEKLAVISDQPIVEFIGEGEVRAIKLGSGKVLAASMVVFFGRQEPDEQMFRDTDIEFFDSAVVVNEKQRTNIPDIFAVGNLTSKNGVIKTWQDAFAEGELAASAILEDIG, encoded by the coding sequence ATGAATAATATAGTTATTGTCGGCAATACAGCAGGCGCGTTCGGCTGCATGGATAAGTTAAAGAAAAGCGGCAGGGATCTGTCCCTTACCGTTATCTCTCCCGAAGACCACCCCGCTTATAAAAAAGGGCTTCTTTTGGACCTGTTCTTCAACCGCGTAAACCAGAAGGATATCTTTTTCTGCGACAGGAGTTATTATAAGCAGAACAATATTCAGTTCTTTCCTGACGCGCGGATCAGCCAGATAAACACAAAGAAAAAGAGGGTGGATATTAAGGACGGGGATAAGCTGAATTACGATCATCTTGTGTTTGCCTGCGGCAGGAATACGATCCTGCCGGATATACCCGGAGCGGGCAAGAGAGGTATCTCGCCGTTTGATACCTTGTCGGATTTGAACGAGATAAACGGTCTGGCCGCGCTGGTCAAGCACGCCGTGGTAATTGGCGAAAGCCGGCCTGCCTCTGACTTTGCCCGCGAGCTGATCAACAGGGAGATCGACACCGTGCTTTTCTCCAAAGACGGCGCGTTTTCCCACGATGAGAAGCTGGCGGTGATCAGCGACCAGCCGATCGTGGAGTTTATCGGTGAAGGCGAAGTCAGGGCAATAAAGCTTGGCTCGGGCAAGGTGCTCGCGGCGTCGATGGTTGTATTCTTCGGCAGGCAAGAGCCGGATGAGCAGATGTTCCGCGATACCGATATTGAGTTCTTTGATTCGGCGGTTGTGGTCAATGAGAAGCAGCGCACGAATATCCCCGATATTTTCGCCGTCGGCAATCTTACCTCAAAGAACGGGGTCATAAAGACCTGGCAGGACGCCTTTGCGGAGGGCGAACTCGCCGCCTCCGCGATTTTGGAAGATATAGGTTAG